A single genomic interval of Eurosta solidaginis isolate ZX-2024a chromosome 3, ASM4086904v1, whole genome shotgun sequence harbors:
- the LOC137244257 gene encoding nucleolar transcription factor 1-like encodes MISKCKYYNKQTATAPVTTGNTKSSRSPNIKSSKYDEHYEEKQQTTDSGNSSEQEANDDDDDPDFVVKRNTYADDDDDEDEDFDGGATTNSNSVDIYETPVNRNRKRRPRNIVEYSGSNSVRSCRRQKRNSIYEEMVKSHYLRPSKTF; translated from the exons ATGATTTCCAAATGCAAGTATTATAATAAACAAACTGCTACTGCTCCTGTTACCACGGGCAATACGAAATCTTCGCGTTCGCCTAATATAAAGTCCTCAAAATACGATGAGCACTATGAAGAAAAACAACAGACTACAGATAGCGGCAATAGTTCAGAGCAGGAGGCCAATGATGACGATGATGATCCTGATTTTGTTGTTAAACGTAATACGTATGCGGACGACGATGACGACGAAGATGAGGACTTTGATGGTGGAGCAACAACAAACAGCAACAGTGTTGACATTTATGAAACACCAGTAAATCGTAATCGGAAGCGTCGCCCACGCAACATCGTGGAATATAGTGGATCAAATTCg GTACGCTCATGCCGACGCCAAAAGAGAAATTCGATCTATGAGGAAATGGTGAAGTCACATTATTTACGCCCCAGCAAAACGTTTTAG